The following are encoded together in the Gordonia insulae genome:
- a CDS encoding glycoside hydrolase family 3 N-terminal domain-containing protein → MTVAAVAIVGVGCAGSETSDGAGGSTSLYSTTSSAPSSSFVATPAVTACGTRQLESMTLRQKLAQLVVVGVTGAADAQAIVEREQIGGIFVGSWTDKSILTSGAATRISKGSRIPLMVTVDQEGGRVSRLSALGIDSPSARELAQTKTPQQVRAIAATTGRQLRELGVTVDFAPVVDVSNESDDEVIGDRSFSNDPAVVTEYASAYAAGLESAGITPVFKHFPGHGHGSGDSHLGVVVTPPLSSLQNSDLVPYRTLLRDPAGAAVMVGHLIVPGLTGPETPASISPRAIGMLRTGRGYGGPPFNGVVFSDDLSGMAAISARYPIEQAAPMAIRAGADIALWLATDRVSSVLDSLEREVAAKRLTVARVDRSVVRILRSKGVLQC, encoded by the coding sequence ATGACGGTCGCGGCCGTGGCGATCGTCGGGGTGGGGTGCGCGGGCAGCGAAACGTCCGACGGTGCGGGCGGTTCGACGTCTCTGTACAGCACGACATCGAGTGCACCCTCGTCGTCGTTCGTGGCCACTCCTGCGGTAACTGCTTGTGGCACAAGGCAACTCGAGTCGATGACACTGCGGCAGAAGTTGGCCCAACTGGTCGTCGTGGGTGTCACCGGTGCCGCGGATGCGCAGGCCATCGTCGAACGCGAACAGATCGGCGGCATCTTCGTCGGCAGTTGGACCGACAAATCGATCCTCACCAGTGGTGCGGCGACACGCATCTCGAAGGGCAGCCGCATCCCGCTGATGGTCACCGTCGACCAGGAGGGTGGCCGCGTGTCGCGGCTGTCGGCGCTCGGCATCGACAGCCCGTCGGCGCGGGAACTCGCGCAGACCAAGACGCCGCAGCAGGTTCGTGCGATCGCCGCGACGACCGGGCGTCAGCTGCGTGAGCTGGGGGTCACCGTGGACTTCGCGCCGGTGGTCGACGTGAGCAACGAGTCCGATGACGAGGTGATCGGCGACCGCTCGTTCAGCAACGACCCGGCGGTGGTCACCGAGTACGCGTCGGCGTACGCCGCGGGACTCGAGTCAGCCGGGATCACGCCGGTGTTCAAACACTTTCCGGGACACGGTCACGGGTCCGGCGACTCGCATCTGGGAGTGGTGGTGACCCCGCCGCTGTCGTCGCTGCAGAACAGCGATCTCGTGCCGTACCGGACGCTCCTTCGAGATCCGGCAGGTGCCGCCGTCATGGTCGGCCACCTGATCGTGCCGGGCCTGACCGGTCCGGAGACCCCCGCCAGCATCAGCCCGCGGGCGATCGGGATGCTGCGCACCGGGCGCGGCTACGGCGGTCCGCCGTTCAACGGCGTGGTCTTCTCCGACGATCTGTCCGGCATGGCCGCCATCAGCGCGAGGTACCCCATCGAGCAGGCCGCGCCGATGGCGATCCGGGCCGGAGCCGACATCGCGCTGTGGCTGGCCACCGACCGCGTGTCGTCGGTCCTCGACTCGCTCGAGCGTGAGGTCGCGGCGAAGCGTCTGACCGTGGCGCGGGTCGATCGGTCGGTGGTGCGCATCCTGCGGTCGAAGGGTGTGCTGCAGTGCTGA
- a CDS encoding acyltransferase family protein, with translation MTTTARTSDDHSAAAVHEARRFFPQLEGMRALAAIGVLTTHVAFQTRAVGLPVVGPVLGRLDLAVALFFALSGFLLWRPWVAAAHASVRHPSVRRYLAHRVVRIWPAYVVVVVLVLTLLPDAKNADLTVWLANLTLTQVFVPLSLTAGLTQMWSLSVEVAFYALLPLIGFALVRVRVGRRVPALIALGALSLGWAWVALALPVPAGVEPKNWVFGHLPWFIAGLILAEVAGAIELDEHRPVARWLRIVTRIGSRRWLMAAVLLIAYVLACTPIAGPTGLGALSPIQFATKMVLGAICGYALLAPLVCGDGPFRFLTSRVMLALGRWSYGIFIWHLAVLAVVFPLFGIVPFGGDFLLVWVITLALTIGVSAASYAFIEDPARRWLRSREKRSHERRRARAEAPSETVTSQTVSDTAINAGS, from the coding sequence ATGACCACCACCGCCCGCACGTCCGACGATCACAGCGCCGCAGCCGTCCACGAGGCACGACGCTTCTTCCCGCAACTCGAGGGCATGCGGGCGCTGGCCGCCATCGGGGTGCTCACCACGCACGTCGCGTTCCAGACGCGTGCGGTCGGACTCCCCGTCGTGGGGCCGGTCCTCGGGCGTCTCGACCTCGCCGTCGCCCTGTTCTTCGCGCTGTCGGGATTCCTGTTGTGGCGACCGTGGGTGGCGGCCGCACACGCCTCGGTACGGCATCCGTCGGTGCGCCGCTATCTCGCGCACCGCGTCGTACGCATCTGGCCCGCCTATGTGGTGGTCGTGGTGCTGGTCCTGACGCTGCTGCCGGACGCCAAGAACGCCGACCTCACCGTGTGGCTGGCGAATCTCACCCTCACCCAGGTCTTCGTGCCGCTCTCGCTCACCGCCGGATTGACCCAGATGTGGAGTCTGTCGGTGGAGGTCGCGTTCTACGCCCTGCTCCCGCTGATCGGCTTCGCCCTCGTCCGTGTGCGCGTTGGCCGGCGGGTGCCCGCGCTGATCGCACTCGGCGCGCTCAGTCTCGGCTGGGCCTGGGTCGCGCTCGCCCTGCCCGTGCCGGCGGGGGTCGAACCCAAGAACTGGGTGTTCGGGCATCTGCCCTGGTTCATCGCCGGCCTGATCCTCGCCGAGGTCGCCGGCGCCATCGAACTGGACGAGCATCGGCCCGTCGCACGGTGGCTGCGGATCGTCACGCGGATCGGCTCCCGACGATGGCTGATGGCGGCGGTCCTGCTGATCGCCTATGTCCTGGCCTGCACGCCGATCGCCGGCCCGACCGGTCTGGGGGCGCTGTCACCGATCCAATTCGCGACCAAGATGGTGCTCGGCGCGATCTGCGGGTACGCGCTGCTGGCGCCGCTGGTCTGCGGCGACGGCCCGTTCCGGTTCCTGACGTCGCGGGTGATGCTCGCGCTCGGCAGATGGTCGTACGGGATCTTCATCTGGCATCTCGCCGTCCTGGCGGTGGTCTTCCCGTTGTTCGGCATCGTGCCGTTCGGCGGCGACTTCCTGCTGGTGTGGGTCATCACGCTGGCGCTGACGATCGGAGTGTCGGCCGCGAGTTACGCCTTCATCGAGGATCCGGCCCGGCGGTGGTTGCGTTCCCGGGAGAAGCGCAGCCACGAGCGCAGGCGTGCACGCGCCGAGGCGCCGTCGGAGACGGTGACCAGCCAGACCGTCAGCGACACCGCTATCAACGCGGGCAGCTGA
- a CDS encoding DUF3068 domain-containing protein yields the protein MSTPGPSRLSTTDLIGPVLIFVGGFLVAAAIALPTLFVDNLRTIPLSTDVTTTAVTGEPATILDRCSLATPAARTVEADLTRQQRFVAVRPADADRVTLQAGTSVRADHLRVDGREVDPEAPRPGSDVAVRAGASACTDPTITAFRDRVTLDRVTALPDLTSDGTGQPGSSEIQYDNNAAPIRVPDRRGYTYLLPFDVSTTDHTFFDVTTRRSVPLRFTGDTTVHGRDAARFVADVPDTDLHQIGNGSAQSTPPTIITRPAAWFGVGGVDPARPLTATLHHSGRWDLAVDTATGTILDADMVVEQTYRFIDTSLPDHRVTNLSATFGYDERTQRDQSRRATALAAPVTVWGRVIPLFAAIGGVAAILAGLAIINPAWRPRRWRRASDPGADPPASS from the coding sequence ATGTCGACACCCGGGCCGAGTCGTCTCTCGACCACCGATCTCATCGGGCCGGTTCTGATCTTCGTCGGAGGTTTCCTGGTGGCGGCAGCGATCGCACTGCCGACCCTGTTCGTGGACAACCTGCGCACCATCCCGCTGAGCACCGACGTCACCACCACCGCGGTGACCGGGGAGCCGGCCACGATCCTCGACCGGTGTTCACTGGCGACGCCTGCGGCCCGCACGGTCGAGGCCGATCTGACCCGGCAGCAACGGTTCGTCGCGGTCCGGCCCGCCGATGCCGACCGGGTGACGTTGCAGGCCGGGACGTCGGTGCGGGCCGATCATCTGCGGGTCGACGGCCGCGAGGTGGACCCGGAGGCGCCCCGTCCGGGCAGCGACGTCGCCGTCCGGGCCGGCGCCTCGGCGTGCACGGATCCGACGATCACCGCATTCCGCGATCGCGTCACCCTCGACCGCGTCACCGCGCTGCCCGATCTCACCTCCGACGGCACCGGACAACCCGGCAGTTCCGAGATCCAATACGACAACAACGCCGCCCCGATCCGGGTGCCCGATCGGCGCGGCTACACCTATCTACTGCCGTTCGACGTCTCCACGACCGACCACACCTTCTTCGACGTCACCACCCGACGCTCGGTTCCGCTGCGGTTCACCGGCGACACCACTGTCCACGGACGCGACGCCGCGCGGTTCGTCGCCGACGTCCCCGACACCGACCTGCACCAGATCGGCAACGGCAGCGCCCAGAGCACCCCGCCGACGATCATCACGCGTCCGGCCGCCTGGTTCGGCGTCGGCGGCGTCGACCCCGCGCGTCCGCTGACCGCGACGCTGCACCACAGCGGTCGTTGGGACCTCGCCGTGGACACCGCGACCGGCACCATCCTCGACGCCGACATGGTCGTCGAGCAGACCTACCGATTCATCGACACGAGCCTGCCCGACCACCGCGTCACCAATCTGTCGGCGACCTTCGGCTACGACGAGCGGACCCAACGCGACCAGAGCCGTCGCGCGACCGCACTCGCCGCACCCGTTACGGTGTGGGGCCGGGTGATCCCGTTGTTCGCGGCGATCGGCGGCGTCGCCGCGATCCTGGCGGGGCTGGCGATCATCAATCCGGCGTGGCGGCCACGCCGATGGCGTCGTGCATCCGATCCCGGCGCAGACCCACCAGCGTCGTCGTGA
- a CDS encoding dynamin family protein, producing the protein MTTNSSAPAARRAAAPGQAASDAVPAFPDLLDRMSIIAADAGRGDLVTRLSGARVRITDPRLRIVVVGGLKQGKSQFVNALLDAEVCSVGDDETTAVPTVISHSAEPTAHLVVGGPGEDRIAIPLSEITSVTPTSTHAQGREVARLEVAAAGPLLADGLVVVDTPGVGGHGHPYAAATLGMVATADAVLFVSDASQEFTAPEMGFLEQVVGLCPTVACLLTKTDLYPHWRSIADADRNHLRTKNIDIPILPVSSMLRIHALRLQDEQLNAEAGFVDLYGYLREQVVTTARQAARAAVATDLRVVSEHLALTLGSELAALRDPETAERAVEGLQQAKITAEAMRRRSAQWQQTLSDGIGDLAADIDHDLRDRLRAVTREAERAIDDGDPGADWDQFGEWLAEQTATVVGDNFVWAHERSIWLAQRVAEHFAEAGTDALPDIDIADLDGVFDTVADLAALEARKSGISQKLLVGMRGSYGGVLMFGLISTMMGMALINPVSVGAGILLGSKAYRDDKEARVLERRGKAKVAVRSFTDDVSFQVGKESRDRLRVIQRVLRDHFTSVAEETSRSIAESLTAAQSAAAIADSQRSSRVSEVQERLGAVAALRRAADRLDVAAGA; encoded by the coding sequence ATGACGACGAACAGTTCCGCACCGGCCGCACGACGAGCGGCGGCACCAGGCCAGGCGGCGTCGGACGCCGTTCCGGCATTCCCCGATCTGCTCGACCGGATGAGCATCATCGCCGCGGACGCCGGCCGCGGCGATCTCGTGACCCGACTGTCGGGCGCTCGTGTCCGGATCACCGACCCGCGATTGCGAATCGTCGTGGTCGGCGGGCTGAAGCAGGGCAAGAGCCAGTTCGTCAACGCGCTGCTCGATGCCGAGGTCTGTTCGGTCGGTGACGATGAGACGACGGCGGTACCCACGGTCATCTCGCATTCCGCGGAGCCCACCGCACACCTGGTCGTCGGCGGCCCGGGCGAGGACCGCATCGCGATCCCGCTGTCGGAGATCACCTCGGTGACCCCGACGTCGACCCACGCGCAGGGCCGTGAGGTCGCGCGACTGGAGGTTGCCGCTGCAGGCCCGTTGCTCGCCGACGGTCTCGTGGTGGTCGACACACCGGGCGTCGGCGGGCACGGACACCCTTACGCGGCAGCGACATTGGGCATGGTCGCGACGGCCGACGCAGTGTTGTTCGTGTCGGATGCGAGCCAGGAGTTCACCGCCCCCGAGATGGGTTTTCTCGAGCAGGTCGTCGGACTCTGCCCCACCGTCGCGTGCCTGCTCACCAAGACCGACCTCTACCCACACTGGCGATCGATCGCCGATGCGGATCGGAATCATCTGCGCACCAAGAACATCGACATCCCAATCCTGCCGGTGTCGTCGATGTTGCGCATCCACGCATTGCGACTGCAGGACGAGCAACTCAACGCCGAGGCCGGGTTCGTCGATCTCTACGGCTATCTCCGCGAACAAGTCGTCACCACCGCGCGACAGGCCGCCCGCGCCGCGGTCGCGACGGACCTGCGGGTGGTGTCCGAACATCTGGCCCTCACGCTCGGCAGTGAACTCGCCGCGTTGCGCGATCCGGAGACCGCGGAGCGGGCCGTCGAGGGTCTGCAGCAGGCAAAGATCACGGCGGAGGCCATGCGGCGCCGGTCCGCGCAATGGCAGCAGACCCTTTCCGACGGCATCGGCGATCTCGCCGCCGACATCGATCACGATCTACGCGACCGGTTGCGCGCGGTCACACGCGAGGCCGAACGTGCCATCGACGACGGCGATCCCGGCGCGGATTGGGACCAGTTCGGCGAGTGGCTCGCCGAACAGACGGCCACGGTCGTCGGCGACAACTTCGTTTGGGCGCACGAACGATCCATCTGGCTGGCGCAGCGCGTCGCCGAGCACTTCGCCGAGGCCGGCACCGACGCCCTTCCCGACATCGACATCGCCGATCTCGATGGCGTCTTCGACACGGTCGCCGACCTCGCCGCCCTCGAGGCCCGGAAATCCGGGATCAGCCAGAAGCTGCTGGTCGGTATGCGTGGCTCGTACGGCGGAGTGCTGATGTTCGGCCTCATCTCGACGATGATGGGCATGGCGCTGATCAATCCGGTGTCGGTGGGCGCCGGAATCCTGCTGGGCAGCAAGGCCTACCGCGACGACAAGGAAGCGCGCGTGCTGGAGCGGCGCGGCAAGGCGAAGGTCGCGGTGCGCTCGTTCACCGACGACGTGAGTTTTCAGGTCGGCAAGGAGTCTCGTGACCGTCTGCGGGTGATCCAGCGGGTCCTCCGCGACCATTTCACGTCGGTCGCCGAGGAGACGTCGCGATCGATCGCCGAGTCGCTGACCGCAGCGCAATCGGCTGCCGCCATCGCCGATTCGCAACGGTCGTCGCGCGTCAGCGAGGTTCAGGAGCGGCTCGGTGCGGTCGCCGCGTTGCGGCGGGCCGCCGACCGACTCGACGTCGCGGCCGGGGCGTGA
- a CDS encoding dynamin family protein, producing the protein MADLVQARTLLGAARNALADDRRAVDAVDRCARRLDGPIRIALAGSLKAGKSTLLNALVGQDIAPTDATECTRVVTWYRRGQTASVTAHVDDGSAAPIPVTRTDGRLGFDFGALTADRVDHLDVEWPSRALQSRTIVDTPGTASLSTGLSASTTRLLTPDDGESGVDAVVYLMRALTAADTSMLRRISSAIGGGSGPLGVIGVVSRADEIGAGRMDAMLSAQQVAGRFAAELARTGLCQAVVPVAGLLALGARTMREVEFRALVDLAALPGPELEAAILTVDRFVRPDVLPHIEPATRIALANRFGVFGIRLAVTLVRFGVDTSVKLAAELVARSGLDELIGIIDTQFAQRADQLKAHTALVALDHVLSATEAPAAGRVRASVRHALADVHGFRELRLLNVLRAGGLDLPADQVAELTRLIGGRGVDPITRLDLDPGSSDPTIRSAAVEAAARWRARSGHPLVAASEADACRVAARSAEGVVAQLPTV; encoded by the coding sequence ATGGCCGATCTCGTCCAGGCCAGGACGCTCCTGGGTGCCGCTCGCAACGCGCTGGCCGACGATCGCCGAGCGGTCGACGCGGTGGACCGATGCGCTCGGCGACTCGACGGACCGATCCGGATCGCGCTGGCCGGCTCGTTGAAGGCGGGCAAGTCGACGCTCCTCAATGCGCTTGTCGGACAAGACATCGCCCCCACCGACGCCACCGAATGCACCCGAGTCGTCACCTGGTACCGCCGTGGACAGACCGCATCGGTGACCGCGCACGTCGATGACGGATCGGCGGCTCCGATCCCCGTCACCCGTACCGACGGCCGTCTGGGCTTCGACTTCGGCGCGCTGACCGCCGACCGCGTCGACCACCTCGACGTCGAATGGCCATCGCGCGCACTGCAGTCGCGCACCATCGTGGACACCCCGGGTACCGCATCGCTGTCGACCGGGCTCTCCGCATCGACCACGCGCCTGCTGACTCCCGACGACGGCGAGTCGGGAGTCGACGCCGTCGTCTATCTGATGCGGGCGCTCACCGCGGCCGACACGTCGATGTTGCGGCGCATATCGTCGGCCATCGGCGGCGGATCCGGTCCCCTCGGTGTGATCGGAGTCGTGTCCCGCGCAGACGAGATCGGCGCCGGCCGGATGGACGCGATGCTCTCCGCACAGCAGGTCGCCGGCAGGTTCGCCGCCGAGCTCGCCCGCACCGGACTGTGCCAGGCGGTGGTGCCGGTGGCCGGCCTCCTCGCACTGGGTGCGCGCACGATGCGTGAGGTGGAGTTCCGGGCACTGGTCGATCTCGCCGCGCTGCCCGGCCCGGAACTCGAGGCGGCCATCCTGACCGTCGACCGCTTTGTCCGTCCTGACGTACTGCCGCACATCGAACCCGCGACGCGCATCGCGCTGGCGAACCGGTTCGGCGTGTTCGGTATCCGACTGGCCGTCACCCTGGTCCGGTTCGGCGTCGACACCTCGGTGAAACTGGCGGCCGAACTCGTCGCACGCAGCGGACTCGACGAACTGATCGGGATCATCGACACGCAATTCGCACAGCGGGCCGATCAGCTGAAGGCGCACACCGCGCTGGTCGCGCTCGACCACGTGTTGTCCGCCACCGAGGCACCCGCGGCCGGCCGGGTGCGTGCGTCGGTGCGACATGCCCTCGCCGACGTCCACGGATTCCGTGAACTCAGACTGCTGAACGTGCTGCGGGCCGGCGGACTGGACCTGCCGGCCGATCAGGTCGCCGAGCTCACCCGGCTCATCGGCGGCCGGGGCGTCGATCCCATCACACGGCTTGATCTCGACCCCGGATCATCGGACCCGACGATCCGGTCGGCCGCGGTGGAGGCCGCGGCGCGCTGGAGGGCGCGCTCGGGTCATCCGCTGGTGGCCGCGTCCGAGGCCGACGCCTGCCGGGTGGCGGCGCGGAGCGCCGAAGGCGTCGTGGCACAGCTGCCGACCGTGTGA
- a CDS encoding IniB N-terminal domain-containing protein — translation MATNAVLDFILGLLRDEESITAYCRNPQATLTAAGLHGVTPADISAAAPLIADAGLVAASAGLGSIAGAAGGLGGGGGAVGGGGLGIGGGAIGGGAIGGGAGGVGDGLGGGAVGGDLGGAVGTTTIGAFDFGGISVGDVDFGNALGGIALGDVDLSGFRLADLDLGGIAFGDLDLAGQLAVALGATLAAGMSAGGDIAADFGAAFGAALDTLVGGGFDLGAGAGAQVAASLAAAIGAEGALVGQFGAALDAALAAGGDLAAGAGATLSAALSAGLAAGGAVAGTFGATLGGVLGAGIGAGAGLGADLATALSAGLGAGSAVSTVLSGALHIDAALATDLAAAFDGTLGAAGGVEAALSGLLDAQAISALAGELGATLSGGLSTGLGAGGAVAAELGTAITAVVSGGAAAIGGIALTGGAGLGAVMGGAIAAALGVGGGAQAGLSAALDAALGTGLDAALAATGDLQTAIGTTLSSALGAGGEIAANLGGALGGALSVALGGDGGLGLDLDGLTAGATLDGLLNAGAGLDTSLSTVLDSALGGGVGADLGGALAGVLGAGGVIGTDLSALLDGGLAGDLAASLGAVGGVGGDVAAALGGSLGGMLTGAAGVDGLLGAASGISVGQLLAADLGTALGVDGALVTNLGGALDGALGGDLSGDVFTGATTDLGGALSTALGGGGDVGAQLGGSLGAVLGAAVSGDLGGDLAGRVAGGTDVGTALTSTLGTALDLDASTADGITTTLDSSLHSVGGLGSIVTGDLDTAIDPTLGLGGGSDLTSPDHGLTLDTGLGGEVTGDSGLTGGLGLTDGLGLATDQTAALTGDLTGDATGTGHASGDLHGSATAAGDATAGAGVDASAAGGVAGAVDSTLDTTTHAAGDVASDLTGDVTGGLTSGLDGGLTSGLDGGLSGGLGLGGDADTHTDATTTDSADHHGGVFGG, via the coding sequence ATGGCCACGAACGCCGTACTCGACTTCATCCTGGGCCTCCTGCGCGACGAGGAATCCATCACCGCCTACTGCCGTAATCCGCAGGCCACGCTCACCGCCGCAGGACTGCACGGTGTGACGCCCGCGGACATCTCCGCGGCGGCGCCGCTGATCGCCGACGCCGGACTGGTCGCCGCGAGCGCCGGCCTCGGCTCCATCGCGGGTGCCGCGGGCGGCCTCGGCGGTGGTGGTGGCGCCGTCGGCGGTGGCGGTCTCGGCATCGGTGGCGGGGCAATCGGTGGCGGGGCAATCGGTGGCGGGGCCGGCGGGGTCGGTGACGGTCTCGGTGGCGGAGCCGTGGGCGGCGACCTGGGCGGTGCTGTCGGGACCACGACGATCGGCGCCTTCGACTTCGGCGGGATCTCCGTCGGCGACGTCGATTTCGGCAATGCTCTCGGAGGCATCGCGCTCGGCGACGTCGATCTCTCGGGCTTCCGACTGGCCGACCTCGATCTCGGGGGTATCGCCTTCGGCGACCTCGATCTGGCCGGCCAGCTCGCCGTCGCGCTCGGCGCGACACTCGCTGCCGGCATGTCCGCCGGTGGTGACATCGCCGCCGACTTCGGCGCCGCGTTCGGCGCCGCGCTCGACACCCTCGTCGGCGGCGGCTTCGACCTGGGTGCCGGGGCCGGGGCTCAGGTGGCCGCGTCACTGGCCGCGGCCATCGGTGCCGAGGGCGCGCTGGTCGGCCAGTTCGGCGCGGCCCTCGACGCCGCTCTCGCCGCCGGTGGTGACCTGGCCGCCGGTGCGGGCGCCACCCTCTCCGCGGCCCTGTCGGCGGGCCTCGCCGCGGGCGGTGCCGTCGCCGGAACATTCGGCGCGACGTTGGGTGGCGTGCTCGGGGCCGGAATCGGCGCAGGCGCCGGACTCGGCGCGGACCTCGCCACCGCGCTGTCCGCGGGGCTCGGCGCGGGCAGTGCCGTCTCCACGGTGCTCTCCGGTGCGCTGCACATCGACGCCGCCCTCGCCACGGACCTCGCCGCCGCGTTCGACGGAACCCTCGGCGCCGCGGGCGGTGTCGAGGCCGCGCTGTCCGGGCTGCTCGACGCGCAGGCGATCAGCGCCCTGGCCGGGGAGCTGGGCGCCACCTTGTCCGGCGGTCTGAGCACCGGGCTCGGGGCCGGCGGCGCCGTGGCGGCGGAACTCGGTACCGCGATCACCGCGGTGGTCTCCGGCGGGGCGGCCGCAATCGGTGGCATCGCACTGACCGGGGGAGCCGGGCTGGGTGCTGTCATGGGCGGCGCCATCGCGGCGGCCCTCGGCGTGGGAGGAGGCGCGCAGGCCGGGCTCTCCGCGGCGCTCGACGCCGCCCTGGGCACCGGACTCGATGCCGCACTCGCCGCCACCGGGGATCTGCAGACCGCGATCGGTACGACACTCTCCTCCGCCCTCGGCGCAGGCGGCGAGATCGCCGCGAACCTCGGCGGGGCCCTCGGCGGTGCGCTCTCGGTCGCGCTCGGCGGCGACGGCGGTCTCGGGCTCGACCTGGACGGACTCACGGCCGGCGCCACCCTCGATGGCTTGCTCAATGCCGGTGCAGGACTGGATACATCGCTCTCGACGGTGCTCGACAGTGCACTCGGCGGCGGTGTCGGAGCCGATCTCGGCGGCGCCCTCGCCGGTGTACTCGGTGCCGGCGGTGTGATCGGGACCGACCTGTCCGCGCTGCTCGACGGCGGACTCGCGGGCGATCTCGCGGCGTCGTTGGGCGCCGTGGGCGGAGTCGGCGGCGACGTCGCCGCGGCCCTGGGCGGCAGCCTGGGCGGGATGCTGACCGGGGCGGCCGGGGTCGACGGCCTGCTGGGCGCGGCATCCGGGATCAGCGTCGGGCAGTTACTCGCCGCCGATCTGGGCACGGCGCTCGGCGTGGACGGCGCCCTGGTCACCAATTTGGGCGGCGCCCTCGACGGTGCCCTGGGCGGGGATCTTTCCGGTGACGTGTTCACCGGCGCGACAACCGATCTCGGTGGCGCACTCTCGACGGCCCTCGGTGGCGGCGGTGACGTCGGCGCACAGCTCGGCGGGTCGCTCGGCGCCGTGCTCGGGGCCGCCGTATCGGGCGACCTCGGTGGCGACCTCGCCGGCCGGGTGGCCGGCGGCACCGACGTCGGGACCGCCCTGACCTCCACGCTGGGCACCGCGCTCGACCTCGACGCGTCAACTGCCGACGGCATCACCACGACGCTCGATTCGAGCCTGCATTCGGTGGGCGGCCTCGGTTCGATCGTGACCGGCGATCTCGACACCGCCATCGATCCGACGCTGGGTCTCGGCGGCGGTTCCGACCTCACCTCACCCGATCACGGACTCACCCTCGACACCGGCCTCGGCGGCGAGGTCACCGGGGACTCGGGTCTCACCGGCGGGCTCGGGCTCACCGACGGGCTCGGCCTCGCCACGGATCAGACGGCAGCCCTGACCGGGGATCTCACCGGGGATGCGACCGGTACGGGCCACGCGAGCGGCGACCTGCACGGTTCCGCGACCGCGGCCGGGGACGCGACCGCCGGTGCAGGCGTCGATGCCTCGGCGGCCGGCGGCGTCGCCGGGGCCGTCGACAGCACCCTCGACACGACGACCCATGCGGCAGGTGATGTGGCGTCGGACCTGACCGGTGACGTCACCGGCGGCCTGACCAGCGGACTCGACGGCGGACTCACCAGCGGACTCGACGGCGGGCTGAGCGGCGGACTCGGTCTCGGCGGTGACGCGGACACGCACACCGATGCGACGACGACCGACTCGGCCGACCATCACGGTGGTGTGTTCGGCGGCTGA
- a CDS encoding DUF2613 family protein → MTNNRLVAGAVAGVAGIVVGLGAVFLGGFLSTETSPSTDVNSVNPNSGFVQGSVDYGTRGDSGADN, encoded by the coding sequence ATGACCAACAACCGCCTCGTCGCCGGAGCCGTGGCCGGGGTCGCCGGAATCGTGGTGGGGCTCGGCGCCGTGTTCCTCGGTGGCTTCCTGTCCACCGAGACGAGCCCGTCGACGGACGTCAACAGCGTCAACCCCAACAGTGGCTTCGTGCAGGGTTCCGTGGACTACGGGACGCGCGGCGATTCCGGGGCCGACAACTGA